Proteins encoded by one window of Geobacter sp. DSM 9736:
- a CDS encoding rubrerythrin family protein encodes MSKSEEYLKEAFAGESQANRKYLAFAKQAEKEGFHQAARLFRAAAEAETIHAHNHLRALGGIRSTRENLQEAVAGETHEFKEMYPPMIEAAVAEGATQAERSFRFANEVEKVHAELYRKMLDSLEVGAETWDYYICPVCGHTVERQAPEACVVCGAKGSVFFKAP; translated from the coding sequence ATGTCGAAGTCGGAAGAATATCTGAAAGAGGCGTTCGCGGGAGAATCACAGGCTAACAGGAAGTACCTGGCCTTCGCGAAGCAGGCGGAGAAAGAAGGGTTTCATCAGGCAGCCAGGCTGTTTCGCGCTGCCGCCGAGGCGGAGACCATACACGCCCACAATCACCTCAGGGCACTGGGGGGAATCAGAAGCACCAGGGAGAACCTTCAGGAAGCGGTGGCGGGAGAAACGCACGAATTCAAGGAAATGTACCCACCCATGATCGAGGCGGCGGTCGCCGAAGGGGCCACCCAGGCGGAACGCTCCTTCCGCTTCGCCAATGAAGTGGAAAAGGTCCATGCAGAGCTCTACCGGAAGATGCTCGACTCCCTCGAAGTCGGGGCCGAAACGTGGGACTACTACATCTGTCCCGTCTGCGGCCATACGGTAGAGAGGCAAGCGCCGGAAGCTTGCGTGGTTTGTGGCGCCAAAGGATCGGTCTTCTTCAAAGCTCCCTAG
- a CDS encoding ABC-F family ATP-binding cassette domain-containing protein, with protein MIAANNVTLSYGKRVLFKDVNIKFTPGNCYGLIGANGAGKSTFLKILAGEVECDKGEITVSPGERIAVLKQDQFAFDEETVFNTVIMGHERLYRVMTEREAIYSKSEFSEEDGIRSAELEAEFAEMNGYEAESEAAVLLNGLGIPEDLRHRKMKELESGEKVRVLLAQALFGNPDVLLLDEPTNHLDLRSISWLEDFLSRFQNTVIVVSHDRHFLNQVCTHIADIDFGMIKVYVGNYDFWYEASQLTLRQKQEANRKSSEKAEELKAFIQRFSSNASKARQATSRKRLLEKLTVEEMPVSSRKSPYIVFKPERTCGDVILEIKGLTKSIDGVKVLNDLTLTVDRGDKIAFVGGNALAKTTLFQILAGELEPDAGSFRWGVTITPSYFPRENGAYFNNDLSLIDWLCQFPPCDGESFARGFLGRMLFSGDEATKKASVISGGERVRCMLSKMMLSGANALILDEPTNHLDLESITALNNGLIAFTEVVLFSSHDHQLVSTVANRIVEITPLGIIDRVMEFDDYLENAEITALRDEMYQGHAELSL; from the coding sequence ATGATCGCAGCAAACAACGTCACACTATCGTACGGGAAGCGAGTCCTCTTCAAGGACGTAAACATAAAGTTCACCCCCGGCAACTGTTATGGGCTCATCGGGGCCAACGGCGCGGGGAAATCCACGTTTCTCAAGATCCTGGCGGGGGAGGTGGAGTGCGACAAGGGGGAGATCACAGTTTCTCCCGGCGAGCGGATTGCCGTTCTCAAGCAGGACCAGTTCGCCTTTGACGAGGAAACGGTCTTCAATACCGTCATCATGGGGCACGAGCGGCTCTACAGGGTGATGACGGAGCGGGAGGCGATCTATTCGAAGAGTGAGTTCAGCGAGGAGGACGGCATACGTTCCGCAGAGCTGGAAGCTGAGTTTGCCGAGATGAACGGGTACGAGGCTGAGAGCGAGGCGGCGGTGCTCCTGAACGGTCTCGGGATTCCCGAGGACCTTCGCCACAGGAAGATGAAAGAACTGGAGAGCGGCGAGAAGGTCCGGGTGCTGCTCGCGCAGGCACTCTTCGGGAACCCCGACGTGCTGCTGCTCGACGAGCCGACGAACCATCTGGACCTCAGGTCGATCTCCTGGCTGGAGGATTTTCTCTCCCGCTTTCAGAACACCGTGATCGTAGTTTCCCACGACCGCCACTTCCTCAATCAGGTCTGCACCCATATCGCCGACATCGACTTCGGAATGATCAAGGTGTACGTGGGGAATTACGACTTCTGGTACGAGGCGAGCCAGCTCACGCTGCGCCAGAAGCAGGAGGCGAACCGGAAGAGCTCCGAGAAGGCGGAGGAGCTCAAGGCGTTCATCCAGCGCTTCAGTTCCAATGCTTCAAAAGCCAGGCAGGCGACCTCGCGCAAGCGGCTCCTGGAGAAGCTGACTGTCGAAGAAATGCCAGTCTCTTCGCGGAAGAGCCCCTACATCGTCTTCAAGCCTGAGCGGACCTGCGGCGACGTGATTCTCGAGATCAAGGGGCTCACCAAGTCCATCGATGGGGTGAAGGTGCTCAACGACCTGACCCTCACCGTCGACCGGGGGGACAAGATCGCCTTCGTCGGTGGGAACGCTCTGGCGAAGACAACCCTCTTTCAGATACTGGCAGGGGAGCTGGAGCCGGACGCTGGGAGTTTCCGCTGGGGGGTTACCATCACTCCCTCCTACTTCCCGCGTGAGAACGGCGCCTACTTCAACAACGACCTGTCTCTCATCGACTGGCTCTGCCAGTTCCCGCCTTGCGACGGCGAGTCATTCGCTCGCGGCTTTCTCGGTCGGATGCTCTTTTCCGGCGATGAGGCGACCAAGAAGGCGAGCGTCATTTCCGGTGGGGAGCGGGTACGTTGCATGCTCTCGAAGATGATGCTATCGGGCGCCAACGCCCTTATCCTCGACGAGCCTACCAACCATCTGGACCTCGAATCGATCACCGCCCTCAACAACGGGCTTATCGCCTTCACCGAAGTGGTGCTCTTCTCATCCCACGATCACCAGCTTGTTTCCACCGTAGCTAACCGAATAGTGGAAATCACGCCGCTGGGGATCATCGACAGGGTGATGGAGTTCGACGACTACCTGGAGAACGCCGAGATAACGGCGCTCAGGGACGAGATGTATCAGGGACATGCCGAACTGAGCCTGTAG
- the def gene encoding peptide deformylase encodes MPVSREIAQLGQPVLREVAGRVADPGDPVLQRLIDDMQVTMEQAQGVGIAAPQVFEPLSLFIVAPRPSPRYPNAPRTAPTAMINPEIIWASDEMEKDWEGCLSIPGLRAPVSRHIRIRVRYLTRAGDLVEEEFEGFAARVFQHEYDHVRGVVFVDRVQDSRELVTEKEYARLMEQG; translated from the coding sequence ATGCCGGTATCGAGGGAAATAGCGCAACTGGGGCAGCCGGTCTTGCGGGAGGTGGCAGGAAGGGTTGCGGACCCTGGCGATCCTGTGCTGCAGCGGCTCATAGACGATATGCAGGTAACGATGGAGCAAGCGCAGGGGGTGGGTATAGCTGCCCCTCAGGTCTTCGAGCCGCTCTCCCTTTTCATCGTCGCGCCGCGCCCGAGTCCGCGGTATCCGAACGCACCCCGGACGGCGCCGACGGCTATGATCAATCCCGAGATAATCTGGGCGTCGGACGAGATGGAGAAGGATTGGGAAGGGTGTCTCAGCATTCCCGGCCTTCGTGCCCCAGTCTCCCGGCACATCCGGATAAGGGTACGGTACCTGACGCGTGCGGGCGACCTGGTCGAGGAGGAGTTCGAGGGTTTTGCAGCGCGCGTCTTCCAGCACGAGTACGATCACGTGCGGGGGGTGGTATTCGTAGACCGGGTGCAGGATTCGAGAGAGCTGGTTACGGAGAAGGAGTACGCGAGACTGATGGAGCAGGGCTGA
- a CDS encoding helix-hairpin-helix domain-containing protein has protein sequence MAERVLEEKMDVNTAPREELETIEGLSWEAVDAIVRYRERHAWIRSMEELMRIPQLSADEVMILRDTVQISVSDEEEPRRLEKREWRRGYQQSGGRGMG, from the coding sequence ATGGCGGAACGGGTCCTGGAAGAGAAGATGGATGTGAATACTGCGCCGCGTGAGGAGCTGGAGACTATAGAAGGATTGAGCTGGGAGGCCGTGGATGCGATTGTCCGGTATCGCGAGCGGCACGCCTGGATAAGGTCGATGGAGGAGCTGATGCGGATACCCCAGCTCTCTGCCGACGAAGTAATGATTCTTCGTGACACGGTTCAGATATCCGTCAGCGACGAGGAGGAACCCCGGCGCCTGGAGAAGAGGGAGTGGCGGAGAGGATATCAGCAGTCCGGAGGAAGGGGGATGGGTTGA
- a CDS encoding ELWxxDGT repeat protein: MEIPFTATRTIASKLLQLIRVCLFLLLVIPVHAGAAGHPYVPREINSAGNSIDPYKVNQLVAIEGSVVFPAGDGATGTELWKSDGTAEGTVLMKDILPGPEGSNPSGLIRLNGKIVFRAADTGHGMEPWVTDGTPEGTYMLADINPGATGSNPVRFTVVGDVLYFGATTPTGNKLFRTDGTPAGTRIATEFTPTGGVSGIDSFTSGHGKLLVASYLSGITRTWTIWSVDPVIGTTDRISSFLSQPKNMTPCGGRTFFSLSSEPYGEELWVTDGSESGTVMVKDIYAGGSSSPSGLHCGDSTLYFSAGEPSSGTELWKSDGTGAGTILVKDINPGAPGSYPWGIKAMNGRVFFSASGPGTGSELWVSDGSDTGTSMVKEISPGSGSSYPGDLTVAGSLLAFTASNAVHGEEVWVTDGTTETTFLLADLNPGSSHSAARSFTQAGDTLFFSAYDGSGRYKLFAAALAPAPHSLILSPSTGVVVSSPTVLITGESHTDTGKPLAFIEVSTDNGISWNSAGGTAAWSYTFQASADGIYTLLARGTDAAGTEEIPGPGIRLTVDTAPPAGTVRIDNDAATTSSTGVLISIHATAQDPGVSCSGIYPRICGELFIRFSNDATVWSDWEPAQPERNWTLSTGDGEKTIYAELRDLAGNTALFGDTIILDTSDVPTSTITSPGTGSATNGSVLSVSGTASPGPAGGTVVLVEVSVDDGTTWYAAAGTSMWTIDIPLSNQEGSYTIRSRASTDLHVETPGTGVTIRVDRTPPQGTLALYYGEWTLNAADNGHTCFLVYPSICGPVEMSRDGSEWQQATTRPGTGGPLWLRDNAGNLSHIPAGRYDNSNGGPVMVERSVPVYYSFLQHAYGAAEEGDLIKLSAPLAESIIFSRTTSLTIRGGYAGNYGAILGTTAITGSVRVLAGSTAIENVEVSGTITVEGGNLALSSVSVR; the protein is encoded by the coding sequence ATGGAGATTCCGTTCACCGCCACCCGCACCATCGCTTCGAAGTTGCTCCAGTTGATCCGCGTCTGCCTGTTCTTGCTGTTAGTTATTCCCGTTCATGCGGGAGCAGCCGGTCATCCCTACGTGCCCCGTGAGATAAACTCAGCCGGGAATTCGATCGATCCTTACAAGGTAAACCAGTTGGTGGCGATAGAAGGCTCCGTCGTATTTCCAGCCGGCGACGGAGCAACCGGAACCGAGCTCTGGAAAAGCGACGGTACTGCAGAAGGAACAGTCCTTATGAAAGATATCCTCCCAGGTCCGGAAGGTTCGAATCCCTCCGGACTGATCCGTCTCAACGGAAAGATCGTTTTCAGGGCCGCAGATACGGGGCATGGTATGGAGCCGTGGGTGACGGATGGGACACCTGAGGGGACCTACATGCTGGCGGATATAAATCCGGGAGCTACCGGTTCCAATCCTGTGCGATTTACCGTAGTGGGAGATGTCCTATACTTCGGCGCTACCACTCCCACCGGCAACAAGCTGTTCAGAACCGACGGCACACCTGCGGGAACGAGGATTGCCACGGAATTTACCCCCACAGGAGGTGTTTCCGGCATCGATTCCTTCACGTCCGGCCATGGGAAGCTCCTTGTGGCAAGCTACCTCTCCGGAATCACCCGGACCTGGACCATCTGGAGCGTTGACCCGGTGATCGGCACAACAGACAGGATATCCAGCTTCCTGTCGCAGCCGAAAAACATGACACCGTGCGGAGGAAGGACCTTTTTCAGCCTCTCTAGCGAACCTTATGGCGAGGAACTGTGGGTCACCGACGGCAGCGAAAGCGGCACGGTTATGGTCAAGGATATTTATGCCGGAGGTTCATCGTCCCCGAGCGGTCTTCACTGCGGGGACTCCACGCTTTACTTCAGTGCCGGCGAGCCCTCCAGCGGCACCGAACTCTGGAAGTCGGACGGGACGGGTGCCGGAACCATACTTGTCAAAGATATCAATCCCGGTGCGCCGGGTTCCTATCCGTGGGGAATAAAGGCGATGAACGGCAGGGTCTTCTTCAGCGCCTCCGGCCCCGGAACCGGCTCGGAGCTCTGGGTCTCCGACGGCAGCGATACAGGCACAAGCATGGTTAAGGAGATATCTCCCGGAAGCGGCTCATCCTATCCAGGCGATCTAACAGTTGCCGGATCTCTTCTTGCCTTCACAGCTTCCAACGCGGTTCACGGTGAAGAGGTATGGGTAACGGACGGCACCACTGAGACCACCTTCCTTCTGGCCGATCTCAATCCGGGCAGTAGCCACTCCGCGGCACGCAGCTTCACGCAGGCCGGGGATACCCTTTTCTTCAGCGCCTATGACGGCAGTGGCCGCTACAAGCTTTTTGCGGCTGCCCTTGCGCCGGCTCCACATTCCCTCATCCTTTCTCCCTCTACCGGTGTAGTGGTGTCGAGTCCCACGGTCCTCATAACCGGGGAGTCGCACACCGATACCGGCAAGCCGCTGGCCTTCATCGAAGTCTCCACCGATAACGGCATCTCCTGGAACAGTGCAGGGGGGACTGCCGCCTGGAGTTACACTTTCCAGGCATCCGCCGACGGGATCTACACCCTTCTGGCGCGGGGAACCGACGCTGCGGGCACAGAGGAGATACCCGGCCCGGGCATCCGTTTGACCGTCGATACCGCCCCACCTGCGGGAACGGTCAGGATCGACAACGATGCGGCAACGACTTCATCGACCGGGGTGCTGATCTCCATTCACGCCACCGCCCAGGACCCCGGAGTAAGCTGCTCCGGCATATATCCCCGCATATGCGGCGAGCTGTTCATCCGGTTCAGCAACGACGCTACTGTGTGGTCCGACTGGGAACCGGCCCAGCCTGAAAGAAACTGGACCCTCTCCACGGGGGACGGGGAGAAGACTATATACGCGGAACTGAGGGACCTTGCAGGAAATACCGCCCTCTTCGGCGATACGATCATACTCGATACCAGCGATGTTCCTACCTCCACCATAACGAGCCCGGGAACCGGCTCTGCTACGAACGGCAGCGTACTCTCCGTTTCTGGGACGGCCAGTCCCGGTCCTGCTGGGGGGACGGTTGTCCTGGTAGAGGTTTCCGTGGACGACGGTACCACCTGGTACGCAGCTGCGGGAACCTCCATGTGGACAATAGATATCCCCCTCTCAAATCAGGAGGGAAGCTACACGATCAGGAGCAGGGCCAGTACCGACCTGCATGTAGAAACACCGGGAACGGGCGTCACGATACGTGTCGATCGGACTCCGCCGCAGGGGACGCTGGCACTCTATTACGGGGAGTGGACGCTCAATGCAGCCGATAACGGGCACACATGTTTTCTCGTCTACCCCTCGATATGCGGCCCTGTGGAGATGTCGCGTGACGGTTCGGAGTGGCAGCAGGCCACCACCAGGCCTGGAACCGGAGGACCGCTCTGGTTGCGGGACAATGCTGGAAATCTTTCCCACATCCCCGCAGGCAGGTATGATAATTCCAACGGTGGGCCGGTCATGGTGGAGCGAAGCGTTCCCGTGTACTACAGCTTTCTGCAGCACGCTTACGGCGCTGCCGAGGAGGGAGACCTCATCAAGCTCAGTGCCCCCCTTGCAGAAAGCATAATCTTTTCCCGCACAACGAGCCTGACAATTCGCGGCGGATACGCCGGAAACTACGGCGCAATCCTGGGAACTACGGCAATTACCGGCAGCGTCAGAGTGCTTGCCGGCTCGACCGCCATCGAAAATGTGGAAGTGTCTGGTACGATTACCGTTGAGGGCGGGAATCTTGCCTTGAGCAGCGTTTCCGTGCGCTGA
- the ccsB gene encoding c-type cytochrome biogenesis protein CcsB, with protein sequence MMSSLLFNITTFAYLISMLCFFVHLATRNREAGALGSYAAYAGLLVQTTAILLRWKESYDLGMGHAPLSNLYESVVFFAWTIILIFAIVDLKYRYRIIGAFVVPFAMLGMAWAQLGLNSGIEPLVPALQSNWLLYHVITCFLGYAAFAVACGVSIMYLLATRTAAGGGSGRTGMLAAFPPDRVLDDINYKAIMIGFPLLTLGIITGAAWANYAWGTYWSWDPKETWSLIVWFVYAAFLHARLTRGWVGRRAAWLSIVGFGATIFCYLGVNLLLSGLHSYGGS encoded by the coding sequence ATTATGAGCTCGCTGTTATTCAACATAACCACATTTGCCTATCTCATCTCCATGCTCTGCTTTTTCGTGCATCTCGCCACCCGGAACCGGGAGGCGGGGGCTCTCGGGAGTTATGCCGCTTACGCGGGGCTGCTGGTCCAGACAACTGCGATCCTGCTCAGGTGGAAGGAGTCGTACGATCTGGGAATGGGGCATGCACCGCTGTCGAACCTGTATGAGTCGGTGGTTTTCTTCGCGTGGACGATAATCCTCATTTTCGCGATTGTGGATCTGAAGTATCGATACAGGATCATCGGTGCTTTCGTGGTCCCATTCGCCATGCTGGGGATGGCGTGGGCGCAGCTGGGGCTGAACAGCGGTATCGAGCCTCTGGTTCCGGCGCTGCAGAGCAACTGGCTCCTCTACCACGTTATCACCTGCTTCCTCGGGTATGCTGCCTTCGCAGTGGCTTGCGGCGTCTCGATCATGTATCTCCTTGCAACCCGCACCGCTGCTGGCGGTGGTAGCGGACGAACCGGCATGCTGGCGGCATTTCCTCCCGACAGGGTCTTGGACGACATCAACTACAAGGCAATCATGATCGGGTTCCCGCTCCTTACCCTGGGGATCATCACCGGTGCAGCCTGGGCCAATTATGCGTGGGGTACATACTGGAGCTGGGACCCGAAGGAGACCTGGTCCCTGATTGTCTGGTTCGTCTATGCCGCGTTTCTCCATGCCCGGCTCACCCGCGGCTGGGTCGGGCGAAGGGCCGCGTGGCTTTCGATCGTTGGTTTCGGGGCGACCATTTTCTGCTACCTCGGGGTGAACCTGCTTCTCTCGGGCCTGCACAGTTACGGAGGTAGTTGA
- a CDS encoding cytochrome c biogenesis protein ResB: MPHPESPWERAMRFFTSLRLTIVLLIIMSVVSIIGTVIPQGDLSQEYLHGISQTKFKMYQALGLFDMYHSWWFITLLALFTINLIVCSVKRLPYAWRYVTHPSAILDKPLIAGLTNRVVIPLEGRPISCERLQDLMGKALGTVTVTEADGAVHLFSERNSTSRLAVYVTHLSIVIIFAGSIIGSLFGYKGYVSIPEGGIVSTVETRDGRKMDLGFSLRCEEFDVSHYPNGAPKEFKSVLTVVGKQGEAVPGFTRVPVIVNDPLTYKGITFYQSSYGTTGDHSFTVAGADGKVTDTVVVPSHGAGRLPDGSIIRVAESTPDVSLYIPGKRGAAAQIDILSADGGEKRTTVVFADHPEENLRDALRSGGPVIGYSGVSGQREYTGLQVTKDPGVWVVWIGCILLILGIYGAFLMSHRRMWIKITDTAITVAGHANKNQAAFETTFEQFADAVRTHLSGEADKL, from the coding sequence ATGCCGCACCCCGAAAGTCCGTGGGAGCGGGCGATGCGTTTCTTCACGTCGCTCCGCCTTACCATAGTTCTGCTTATCATTATGTCCGTCGTGTCGATTATCGGTACGGTCATTCCTCAGGGTGATCTGTCCCAGGAATACCTACACGGAATCAGTCAGACGAAATTCAAAATGTATCAGGCTCTAGGCCTGTTCGACATGTACCACTCCTGGTGGTTCATAACGCTTTTGGCGCTGTTCACCATCAACCTCATCGTCTGTTCGGTGAAAAGGCTCCCGTACGCATGGCGTTACGTAACGCATCCATCGGCAATTCTCGACAAGCCGCTCATCGCCGGACTGACGAACCGGGTTGTGATCCCCCTGGAGGGGAGGCCCATTTCCTGCGAAAGGCTGCAGGATCTGATGGGGAAGGCATTAGGCACCGTGACGGTAACTGAAGCCGACGGTGCCGTTCACCTCTTCTCCGAGAGAAACTCAACGTCGCGCCTGGCAGTCTATGTAACACACCTGAGCATCGTCATCATCTTCGCCGGTTCGATCATCGGGTCCCTGTTCGGGTACAAAGGGTACGTGTCGATCCCGGAAGGGGGGATCGTCTCCACCGTCGAGACAAGGGATGGAAGGAAGATGGACCTGGGCTTCTCGCTTCGCTGTGAGGAGTTCGATGTCAGTCATTACCCCAACGGCGCGCCGAAGGAGTTCAAGAGCGTACTGACGGTGGTCGGAAAGCAGGGAGAGGCCGTTCCTGGCTTCACGCGGGTGCCGGTGATCGTGAACGATCCCCTGACATACAAAGGCATCACCTTCTATCAGTCGAGCTACGGCACTACCGGGGATCATTCGTTTACGGTGGCCGGCGCCGACGGAAAAGTAACAGATACGGTGGTGGTCCCTTCCCACGGAGCCGGCCGTCTTCCCGACGGCAGCATCATTCGCGTGGCCGAGTCGACGCCGGATGTTTCACTGTATATTCCGGGGAAACGGGGGGCGGCCGCGCAGATCGACATACTTTCTGCCGACGGAGGGGAGAAAAGGACCACAGTCGTCTTCGCCGATCACCCGGAGGAGAACCTGCGTGACGCACTGCGGAGCGGCGGACCCGTCATCGGATACAGCGGCGTCTCGGGCCAAAGGGAATATACCGGCCTGCAGGTTACGAAGGATCCGGGGGTATGGGTGGTATGGATCGGCTGCATCCTGCTGATCCTCGGCATCTATGGGGCGTTTCTCATGTCCCACCGCCGTATGTGGATCAAGATCACCGATACCGCGATCACCGTTGCCGGTCATGCAAACAAGAACCAGGCGGCTTTCGAGACGACATTCGAGCAGTTTGCCGATGCCGTACGCACTCATCTTTCAGGGGAGGCTGACAAATTATGA
- a CDS encoding zf-TFIIB domain-containing protein — MKCPVCTTSDLVMSERQGIEIDYCPQCRGVWLDRGELDKIIERAVPQQAAPPPQPQYAPPQYAPQPPQGHGHGYPHGHKPYRKKSFLEELFD; from the coding sequence ATGAAATGTCCCGTCTGCACCACCAGCGACCTTGTAATGTCCGAGCGGCAGGGAATCGAGATAGACTACTGCCCGCAGTGCCGCGGCGTGTGGCTTGACCGCGGCGAACTCGACAAGATCATCGAGCGCGCCGTTCCCCAGCAGGCAGCACCTCCACCTCAACCCCAATACGCGCCGCCGCAGTACGCACCACAGCCACCCCAGGGGCACGGACACGGGTACCCCCACGGGCACAAGCCGTACAGGAAGAAGTCTTTCCTGGAAGAACTGTTCGACTAA